The proteins below come from a single Eubacterium limosum genomic window:
- a CDS encoding phage distal tail protein: protein MVVDCESDSITVRGLPRNDEMVTGSAFYPLPPGETDIEFYTSSWCKEPPEITVEYRKRWL from the coding sequence GTGGTGGTTGACTGCGAGAGCGACAGCATCACGGTTCGCGGACTTCCCAGAAACGATGAGATGGTGACCGGTAGTGCTTTTTACCCGCTGCCGCCCGGGGAAACCGACATTGAATTTTACACTTCCAGCTGGTGCAAAGAACCGCCTGAAATCACAGTTGAGTATAGAAAGAGGTGGTTGTAG